From the Butyrivibrio fibrisolvens genome, one window contains:
- a CDS encoding vWA domain-containing protein — MKKTFVKALTLTTSLTILAGCSSSVQVETTNDQATDQTYNTMSPCIIEDPASDYKCVEISGDYYVDNECTDTSGCETDSYAYEEPDMNTEEYTQQVENGFTNVSDNALSTFGADVDTASYTNFRRLVNSGYTIDTIPEGSIRVEEMLNYFDYDNLNTNAVNISSDVQEAFSVTYETGTCPWNTENGLLVMNVKANQTQVDNAGTNFVFLIDTSGSMSSPEEERIGLVVQSFNAFLETLSGNYTISVVTYSGSSETLIEGSSDKGQIKEALTAAYNSCVQYGGGTNGSGGITAAYEIANKYFIEGGNNRVIIASDGDMNLGLTSATELTDLITSEKESGVFLTVLGFGAGNYSDANMEAIADAGNGNYFYIDCLSEAKRVLCDKIAESTVTVAKDVKFQVEFNPNQISSYRLVGYENRTMAAQDFKDDTKDGGEVGAGQDVTVVYELVYADGEGSDSDLRYQNGVQTTTEADSDEILALSIRYKKPEGKNSDNEKSVELNYVITPSEGDNSASFTFAAAVVESSLIISSSAYKENANLENATARAQNSAGDDPYKTEFVALLKQLHQ, encoded by the coding sequence ATGAAGAAAACATTTGTAAAAGCTCTAACACTGACAACTTCTCTCACGATCCTTGCAGGATGCTCATCTTCCGTCCAGGTAGAGACAACTAATGATCAGGCGACAGATCAAACTTATAATACAATGAGTCCTTGTATTATTGAAGATCCAGCCAGCGACTATAAGTGTGTTGAAATATCCGGTGATTATTATGTTGATAACGAGTGCACTGATACATCCGGCTGTGAAACCGACAGCTACGCCTATGAAGAACCGGATATGAATACAGAAGAATATACCCAGCAAGTCGAAAACGGCTTCACAAACGTATCCGATAATGCACTCTCTACATTTGGAGCAGACGTTGACACGGCATCATATACCAATTTCAGAAGACTTGTAAATAGCGGATATACAATTGATACTATCCCTGAAGGATCCATCAGAGTTGAAGAGATGCTCAACTATTTCGATTATGATAACCTAAATACAAATGCTGTGAATATCTCATCAGATGTACAGGAAGCTTTCAGCGTAACTTACGAAACAGGAACCTGCCCCTGGAATACAGAAAACGGGCTTTTAGTTATGAACGTAAAGGCCAATCAGACTCAGGTCGATAACGCAGGAACCAACTTCGTATTCCTTATAGATACTTCAGGTTCTATGTCAAGTCCTGAAGAAGAGAGGATAGGCCTTGTAGTACAGTCATTTAATGCATTCCTCGAAACGCTCTCCGGTAATTATACTATCTCAGTTGTTACATATTCAGGATCATCTGAAACTCTCATCGAAGGTTCCTCTGACAAAGGTCAGATCAAAGAGGCCTTAACTGCAGCCTACAATAGCTGCGTACAATACGGCGGCGGCACCAATGGCTCCGGAGGAATCACAGCAGCTTACGAGATTGCCAACAAGTACTTTATAGAAGGCGGCAATAACCGCGTCATCATTGCATCCGATGGTGATATGAATCTGGGTCTTACATCTGCAACAGAGCTTACAGACCTTATCACTTCAGAAAAAGAATCCGGTGTATTCCTTACAGTTCTTGGTTTTGGCGCAGGCAACTACTCAGATGCCAATATGGAAGCTATTGCAGATGCAGGTAATGGTAACTATTTCTACATCGATTGTCTAAGTGAAGCCAAGAGAGTTCTGTGCGATAAGATTGCAGAATCAACTGTTACTGTAGCCAAGGATGTAAAGTTTCAGGTAGAATTCAATCCTAATCAGATAAGCTCCTACAGACTTGTAGGATACGAGAACAGAACAATGGCAGCACAGGATTTTAAAGATGACACTAAGGACGGCGGTGAAGTTGGTGCCGGTCAGGATGTAACTGTAGTATACGAACTTGTATATGCAGATGGTGAAGGATCAGATTCAGATCTTAGATACCAAAACGGAGTCCAGACAACTACAGAAGCTGATTCTGATGAGATCCTGGCTCTATCTATCCGTTACAAGAAGCCGGAAGGCAAGAACTCTGATAATGAAAAGTCTGTAGAACTTAACTATGTAATAACACCATCAGAAGGTGATAACTCTGCATCATTCACATTTGCAGCAGCAGTTGTTGAAAGCTCCCTTATAATCTCATCAAGCGCTTATAAAGAAAATGCCAATCTTGAAAACGCGACAGCACGTGCGCAGAACTCTGCAGGCGATGATCCATATAAAACCGAATTCGTAGCCCTTCTTAAACAGCTTCATCAATAA